The DNA window CGAATCAATTCAGCCTCAATAAACTCACTCAAAAAAATCCTACCAAATCCTCTCAAATGATGTTTAAATGACAAAATTTATTGATACACTTTAAAACAATCCCCTTGGTAGTCCAAACCCGTAAATCAACCAGCGCCGTTCTAATTGCGTCCCAAAATACACGCTACCCCTTGGAGATTCGTCCATACCATGCTTTCGCCTATTTTCGTCCTGACTGTCAACCCTAGCCCATGTTGCCCATTGGAAAATTGCCATATAATTGCATCGGTAGTTGGGTTTGTtgttgtggtggtggctgGGTCATGGGCCCCCACATATCCCAGTTAAGAGTCGAAACATCCAGATAATTGCCTAGGAAAGGATCGAGGTCTGTCATCTGGGTAGTATTTGCAGGGGCATGCGTGATGGGCTGCTGTGGCGAAGGCTCAGAAGTTCGGCTTTCGCTCGATATAACGTCTCGTATGCGATAGATAAAGCTTGGTGTTTCTAGAATCtgaccatcttctctttttgCTTGTTCACGGTTGTCCCAAGCCTTCAGTACTGTTTGAGCTTGGATGTAGTTGGACTTGTGGGTCATGTCCCAGAGTTCAGGGTGGTAATGATAGATCTTCTCAACCATGTTCCAAGCGCGGGCGGCAAGGGAGCCCCTCGGTCGTTGGCAAAGCTGTTTCGTCATGACGGTAAAGATGTCGATCTGGAAATGGAATTTGAGGAACCAAAGGAATCCCGTTTCGTCCATAATGCCGTAAGCATCAGTACTGTGTTCGTTGTTCATCAAGACAATCTTGAAGAGGTTGTCCTTTTTGTCGCGGATTTCCCCAGTCTGCCACTCGGGCTGTTCTCTCATAGGTACCAATATCTCCCTCATCTTACTGCAGATCATTGGACGAATGCTGAGGGCAGCAATATGTACATTTCCCGCGGTCGGATCGATATAGCGGGCTTCCACATCCAATAGATTTGCCTCCAGCGTGTCTACCAGTTCTCTGTACTCTTGGATACTGGGAACATTTGAGGGGTCTTGACCTTCAAAATCATCAATAACAGCAGCTTCCAAACCAGGATGGCCGTGGAGAGATTCAGCGTTGACTAAAAACTTTGCGATCTGATAGCCGATCATACAAAATGCCATTTCTGTCGGGCCTTCGCGAGGTTGGATGGGTTCAACTGATCCAGGGAATAAATCGGCATCGTTTACGTTTTGCGGCATCTTGGTATCCCAGCTGCTTGGGAGAAGCGAATGACTCAATCCAGAGACCAGAGCATTCTTTGCGTCTTGTAGGATAATCTGCCACCACATGCGCCGTCGCATCTCCGTCTCGAAAGGGTTGAGTCCTAAATAGTCACCGTCACGATGGTAACCCATCTTCTGGGCAATTCTTACAACCATGCCGCTCAGAATCCATGCAGCATGGCGGTCGTAGCGGTTTTGAAGAGACAGCTATGCACCAGTCAACCAACACTGCATATAATACATGAAAAAATCTTACCAAATACAGCAGCAGGGCCTGCAGAGCCACCATGTCATAGTTTTTTAGAAAGTTGAACTTGGTCAGTGCCAACTTTGTCCCAATGGTATATCGTCGCAAAGCTTGATCACGGGTAGTTCCCAACATCTGAAGACATTCGGTTTCGGATAGAGATACTGTCGCCATGGTGAAGATGGCAAACATCAGGGCCTGATAGTTGAGTGGGATCTTGTTCACATCGGTAGCCATCTCTAAAGCAAATGGCTGGACGGATGGGACATGAATGATCTTGGTCAAGGGGTTGACGCGGTCAACAAACAATTGCCAGAGTCTAAAGATGTGAACTGGATCAGGTTGGTGATCCTCGATAGACCGGTTCGAGGCGTCTGATGGGATTAAAAGATCGATATCGTAGTCGGGACTCAAGTCCTCGGAGCCCATCACACTGGCTTCTTCTGGATCATCGGTATCGACAATCTCCCTCATAGCTTGAAGCTTGATTCATTGTTAGTTTCTTCACTAGTCAGTAGCGGTCAGTCTCACCTCATCGTGGATATTGGCCCAAAGATAACTATCCATGAAGCGTACACCACCCTCTTCTCTAACCATCTTTCCTGTTGGCTTCCACTTGGTCTGGCCATCAATGTTGGTCGGCGTAGCAGGGTAAGCATCATGTACAGAACCATTAGTAGCAGGCGATTGCGTCATGGTAGCTGGCGATGGTACAGAACCATCGGCATACTGCTTCAATAAATTCTCGCATCTCGCCAGACGTTCTTGAAGATCCTGATTTGGTCTCCGGCGCTTCCTGGCAGGAGCTGGAGTACTGGGAGTGCATGCGACATTGGCCTTGGCAAGTCAGTCGCGGGTCCTATATATTGACAAAGGATTCGGAGCGCCATAATACAGGCAAGGTATATAGGTAGTGATATGGGTCAACGTACCTTGACGCAATTCGAACAGGGCGTGTTTCGATCACACTTGATCTTTCGGTGCTGACACAAGACACAGGCCAGGACTCGAGGTGACTTGTGAGGGATCGAGCCCTGGCCAGACGCGCTTTGATTTGACATATCCGACGAAAGAAAAGTCTCACATAACCAGCAGCTCTCAACTCAGCTCGATTCTGATGTCAAGATTTGAAGGTGAGTGAGTGTCGAGTAAATTATCCTATGACGCCAGCGTGAGCTCCACCTAACGTTAGAGTAAAAAGTTACAGGCGCAACAACGGAAGCGGAAACTGGGGTCTTTTTGAAGCCCGCTCCTACCACGCTGGGGTCAGGTGAGGGGGAGGGGCACAGATATTGGGCAAATACAGCTCAAGgatcagatcagatagtACCGAAAATGAAACAAAGATGATAAGAAAGTGTAGGAGTAAGTAAGGAAGTAGACTATAAAACTGACAAAAGTGATACGCAGCAGCGGCTGACTACACCGTAAGATCCCGAGTGTACCGGTACAATCAAGAGCCGACTGGGACTCTTTTTAGGGGCAAGGAGGTAACCCAGGGGCTTTCTTTGTGCTTCTTCACTACAGTCAGTAGGTTGCAGTGGACGTCGTCAACTGAGCCGCGCTGCATAAAATGTCAAGGGAATAGGAATAATTCATAAACCCGCATGTCGGAACCCGCGAATCCCGTATCAGCTGCGGCTCAGGGGTATAAGAAGGATCAAGTTCCTAGGTATTGCCTATTTATCATAAAGTGAATTGACTAGGGCTTTAATAGGCAGATATATTGTTGCCTTGATTCCTAGTCCCAACATCACCATTGCATATACCTGGCCTCAATTCCATCAGGTTCAGTTAGAAACACATGCAATTATAGTTTCACATGGATTAAAAATCAACTGGAGACTTCGTACGAATGGACCAATTACGCGGACTCGGGCCCGAGAGCGAACCGCCTCTTTGAATAGCGGCGGACTTTGGCATTCAAGTCCGCCGCAACGGGCCAACGGTGATGACTCAAAATGATATACTAGCAATTAACTATCAGATCAATCATGCGTGAACGTGGACGTGAACGATACCCGAGACGCTACTAAATAGCAGCCTTGTCTAAACGAATACGGTGCACCAAAGAAAGTTGTTGATCTTCAGCATAAAACTCAGTTCAATCGTTTAAGAATAACAGTCGACACTAAAGTTATGGATTTTTCGTAAAGCTCGGAAGCTTCGGGAGGTTAAGCCGCTTAAACTACACACGTGAGGCTTATGCAAGCCAATTTTGCGCCAGATACTAAATGTTTGGTTCCAACTTTCAACAAGCTTGAATACTTCTCCGCAAGCTCTTTATGACTTCATCAGGGATCCTGGAACCTTCCCTCGTCTACCTGAGAAAATCACCGAAGTTTAAATACCCCTGTATGCCGGGCACATCTCATCATGCATCATCATCTATACTATAGGCGCTCTCGATAAAAGACCGGGATATGAGTCAACCCCGAAGAACAGATGTGACCGAATCTGCCGACGACACATAGGGATATATATTTCTACTACGTGGCATAGTTCTGCAGCAGTTGCTTTAATTGAAATGCCGAAGACCCATAGTCGAGACTCGGATCAACGGCTTATTTGCTGTCACTGTCACGTCTCAAGTGGTCCTGAGCACACTCGACATTATAGACAAAGTATTGCTCCACATGGTAAGGTAGTATGCAATGAACTAGGAATTAAATTGATGGCCAAGTCCTTGGGTATCACCATTCCCGTGGTGGATTAGACGGACCATTATAAAGGCCGCTTGCTTCGGATTGGTAGTCCATTCGAAACTTGAACTATTTCATCATTTCGAGAACATGGACCCCAGCTCTGGACCAGAGTCTGCCTCATCTTCTCGAGTCTTCTCtatcttttcctttttctgtTCCACCGGCACAAGAGCCGTCCTCGCCTTCCTGCGAACAACACGCCTGTGAGTCGAACTTCTCAAATGCTGCTTCCAGGCCTCCTCTGTCAACAATGTCGTGTGACAAATTTCGCAAACTCGTTTGCACGGTGTTGCTTTAGGAGGAGGGTTGCCAACTTGTGTAAGAACCTCTTGAGCAAGTGCAGATATCTCTGTCGGCCGTGGACGTTCTTCTCCTCGAAGGAACTGCTGTGCCAGCTGGACCGCAGGCTCAACCACATTTTTGCCATATGCAGAAACATCGGTGCTGTCTAGGAGATATAAATTCCCCATAGCTTCTGGGCCAACCTCGCGTATCCGTGGAATTTGCTTGAGTCTGATCCAGCGAGTTTGGTAGCTGGCGTATTGTCTTGTTGCCGCCTTCATCTTATCGAGTCCGGCGCTCTTTAATTTCGCAAGCTCGGCAGCTTCTCGCCCTTCGTCGATGGCAGATAAGTACGGTTCAAATTGCTTGTAGCCAATTGACTGCCATATGCCCTTTGTCATGTCGACCTTTTGACCCTCTGCTTCTTTTTTGTGCTTGAAATCGTAAAGCTCTCGTACTTCACCCATGAGTCCACTAGTTTGCATCTTGTCTACTCGCTTATCCAGACGCTCCGTCAACACCTCTCGCTCAGAGTAGACCCAGAACAACAGGTTCTCCCAAGGTTCCTTGTTGGCGTCTTTTTGTGCGGCTTCTTTGCGGGCTTGTTGTTCAGCATAGTATTCTGATGCTCGCTTGCCGCTTCTCAAGTAGATCTCCAAAGAACGTTGGATTTTTCGACGATCCTTGGGGTGCCACCTTTCGGCCATGACAGGGTCAACTTTTCGGAGCTCATGAAGCATAACTTCGGCCGACTCCTGTAAGATGGGAAACGACTTGGTGGTGTCCAGCTCTAGGTCGTCCAGAATAACCTCTTTGAAGAGAATCGGATCGACATAATACTGCGATCCGCCTACAAGAATAGGTAATCTGCCTCGTTCGCGAATCTCTCGTATGGTGCGAGTAGCTTCTCGCTTAAAGTCGTCAACATCCCATGGTTGCTCATCCAGGGATATATGACCAAGAAGATGGTGAGGAACACCACGTTGCTCTTGAGCTGTAATTTTGTTAGTGATGATTGGTAGGCCGTTGTATAATTGCATAGCATCAGCGTTGATGATTTCTCCATTCAATCGGGTTGCAAGTTCGACTGCCAACTATTTCATGTCAGAGAGTCTTGTATACATAGTACAGCTTGAGACTTACATCTGACTTGCCCGTGCCCGTAGATCCTAGCACAACCACAAGAGGTGCAGCCGGAGGTTTTCTCGCAGACATTGTAGTGACATTTCGCCTGAGTACAGGACCCAGGCGGCGAAGCATCTAAGGTGAGAGTGCCATGAATAACAAGGCTAGTATCTGCCTCTGTATTCAAATGACAGTAATCACTGTTGAGTCAACGATCTCAAAATATGTTCCAGAACAGGCAAAACCAAAGTCAATTTGGCGGAAAAACTTAGAGTGGGGCACAAAAAGTTAAGCTACGTGTAATTGGTCTCAGTAGCTGAAACCCCTCGTGCCCCTTTGTTCAATTTAGCAAGAGCAGCTAAAGAGCAATCCACTATTTAGAGGCTCCCTCCACTGGAAGCTCAGGGAAGCTCTCGTTGTTTCGCCCCTGGCTGGGGAAGGTCACGTGCCACTCCACTCTCCAATATTGGACACATCTACATTTTGGGTCATTGAAGCCAGATCGCCTACCTCCGCCCCCAGCTCTCCTTTAATTCTCCCATCGACCCTTCAAATCGCTTGGGCTCTTTAAGCTCAGcatcttcctttttctttctttctccagcATTGGATGATAAGTCCAATTCTTGTTCATTCCCTTTAGTGTCGTCGCCCACCATGAGTTCCCGTAAGTCACACAATTTCTGTCTTGTTTCTGGATGTTTCGCGAAGCTCTACAGCTTCAAGGTTTGAGCTCGCGCGACCTCAACAATATACGCGCATTGACAATGCAATTGGTGCCGAAtcatcaagctcaagctgaCCATGATCTTCCTCAGTCCGATTCCTCGACCTGGTCAAACCGTTCGTGCCGTTCCTCCCAGAGGTTCAGCAGCCGGAGACCAAGATTCCTTTCAACCAGAAGCTTATGTGGACGGCCCTCaccctcctcatcttcctgGTCATGAGCCAGATGCCTCTCTACGGTATCGTCTCTTCCGACAACTCGGATCCTCTATACTGGCTGCGAATGGTTATCGCGAGTAACCGTGGTACTCTGATGGAGTTGGGTATCACCCCCATCATCTCCTCTGGCATGGTTTTCCAGCTTCTTGCTGGCACCCACATGATCGACGTCAACCTTGACCTCAAGTCCGACCGAGAGCTTTACCAGACCGCCCAGAAGCTTCTGGCTTTCATCCTCTCCGCCGGTACCGCCACTGTCTACGTCTTCTCCGGTCTCTACGGACCTCCTTCCGACCTTGGTGCCGGTATTGTCTTCCTTCTGATCCTCCAGCTGGTTGTTGCTGGTATGATTGTTATCCTCCTCGATGAGTTGCTCCAGAAGGGCTACGGTCTTGGCAGCGGTATCTCCCTGTTCATTGCCACCAACATCTGCGAGTCCATCATGTGGAAGGCTTTCTCCCccaccaccatcaacacTGGCCGTGGTCCCGAGTTTGAGGGTGCTGTTATTGCCCTCTTCCACCTTCTCTTCACCTGGCCCAACAAGCAGCGAGCTCTCCAGGAGGCTTTCTACCGCCAGAACCTTCCCAACATCATGAACCTCCTGGCCACCATTGCCGTCTTCGCCGCTGTCATCTACCTCCAGGGTTTCCGTGTCGAGATCCCCGTCAAGTCTTCTCGCCAGCGTGGTGCTCGTGGTTCTTACCCCGTTCGCCTGTTCTACACCTCCAACATGCCCATCATGCTGCAGTCCGCTCTCTCTTCCAACGTCTTCCTTATCAGCCAGATGCTCTACTCTCGCTTCTCTGAGAACCTCCTCGTCCGTCTTTTCGGTGTCTGGGAGGCTAAGGATGGTTCTTCCCAGCTCCACGCTGCTTCCGGTCTCGTCTACTACATGTCTCCTCCCCAGAGCATGAAGGACGCTCTCCTCGACCCTATCCACATGAGCGCCTACATCATCTACATGCTCGGTGCTTGTGCTCTCTTCTCCAAGACTTGGATCGAGGTTTCCGGCTCCAGCCCTCGTGATGTTGCCAAGCAGCTCAAGGATCAGGGTCTTGTTATGGCCGGTCACCGTGACCAGTCCATGTACAAGGAGCTCAAGCGCATCATTCCTACTGCCGCCGCTTTCGGTGGTGCTTGCATTGGTGCCCTCTCTGTCACCAGCGACCTTCTCGGCGCTCTTGGCTCTGGTACCGGTACTCTCCTTGCTGTCACGTAAGTTTAGCCACTCCAAAATTGAGGATTCACACTAACATTATGCAGAATTATCTACGGCTACTTTGAAATCGCCGCCAAGGAGGGTGATATGTCTGGTATGAAGGGCATGATCATGGGCTAAGAGCCATCGAAACGAACGAGTGCCACGATTGATTCAGCCTCAACGTTGGGACCCGTTAAGGACGGGTATATTATGTATCAACAGATAAGAGGATGAGAAAGATAAAATAGTTAACATGTTTTTTGTTTCCTTGCTAAAGCCGGAGGAGTCGGAAGTGATGTCAATTGGTTGGAAAGGGTATTGGGGCAGTGATTTATGTCTGCCGTGTCAACATTACAAAAATAGCCCAAGAGCTGTCATGATGGGTTAGTTGAAGAGGAGCGTCATGTCTCGAGGCCGCATGGAAGGCTTTAGTATGGAGTTTATAACTCGAGAATGATCATGAATGACAAATTTAATGCCACCATTGTGCTGTTGTTTAAAGTTCTTGCATGGATGAAATACAGGGTAGGGTCAAGAACATAGCAACAAAGACATGTCGAAGTTGCATGTTGTTAAAGCTTCCTTGGTTGTCCCATTCCGGGGCAGGTAACAGAAACGTGGTCATGTTTTGGGGTACAAATATTAATAGCCAGAAGTCTGATCCtagtagcataaactgacctataAATTCCGTCTCTTGTGCTCTATGATGCCCCAATGTGTTACTAGAGTCTTGACTTGTTGTCTCACTTCAAAGCACTGCAAGTCTCACCGGTCCTGCAGCCATGAGGCCCTCGCATCACGGCACGAGGTCCAACAGGAATACACCCAGTATACCGCTAATAATCAAGCTTCAATTGGACAAAGACGTTGAGTGTAACCACATTTACGACCGGAAAACGTGGGGGAGCTTCACAAGGGACCTGGAGTAGCAGCGGGTTGGTGTGATAGGCGAGTGAGAATCTGGAAGCTGTGATCCGGCGGTGAGGGTTCGTGAGATTTGTTCAAAAGACCAATCAGATAAGAGGACGAAGTGATTGTTTTTACCTTTTGCATATCTTGAGGCTGAGGACGAACGACGGCCAAGTAGTGCGATTGACCTACGGCGGCGATGAGGTACTACGCAGGTGTTTGGGTATACAATACTCGTAGGTCATAGAGTCAGGCCATTGAAGCCTTCAAGATCGACGTAGGTGATTGGGCAGACCGTACTTCTGCATATCATCCCCCAATCTTTAGTTTACACTTAGATTGTATGGTGGCTGGGATGTTTCCTCTTCTGCTGCAAGCTTCCGGAGGCATGATCCTTGCTTGAAATGAACAGCAGCCCAAGACTTCAGCTTGTGTGGATAGCATCCTTGTAGGGTATGTTGACGACTAAGTTCCTTGACCGCATTGTGTCAGAGCGGTAGAACAATAGTCGGGTAATTACTCTTTACTAAAGTGCAGAAAAGTAAACAAACCGACTAAATGATTTAAATTGTTCTTTGAGCTGAGCAAGATCATGATCCCAGATCGTCACCGTGTCTACCAGACGTGAGGCGCGTGCTGTGAAATTAGACAAGGTTATACTGGCATTTGATTCACAAACAACAGAGCTAAGAATTGCTGTCCATAATTAGCTGTCAACAAAGTTTGCCCTTTTTCATGAGTCAGGCCGTCCAAGCCAAGAGGACACGGTCTGATATCCGAGCCAAGCTGTCATAACGTCATGGCTGGCATTTGTAATATGGATGTTGTAATGAGTTACATGTCACAAAGCCCAATTCTCTAAGCTGGACCAGGTACCTTTGAGTCATGACACTAACTGTTCGAGGCCTGGGTATGATGGAGCTTTCTGAGACAATGGCTTAACGTTCATACATGAGCTTGTGACCAGTGACTCGGCCGGCGACAAGGATCGATATCAATCAGTAGGATTCTGTTTCGATTGATGCTTCAAACAATCGAGTAACCAATTCAATTTCACGGTGGTAAAATGATATGGAATCTTGACGAACTGACACCTGCTTGAAGCGGAGTAGTTAGTCAAGGTACATGGTCCCCGCAGCCCCGTCATAGAACTGGGGTATCACTCTGGCATCATTCATAGAGGTAGTTACATGTTTGTTTTGATAAAGCCTCGTGATGCATGGATAGAGAGTGAACCATTTATGAGAGAATGTATCGAGGCTGGCATGTATAGTACACACTGCCGAGACTTGGACCCAATTACTGAGGGATAGGAAATTGAACGAGACAATGTTCAAGGAATGACCCAGACAATCCAGGCTAgtagtactaaggtactgtAGAATGCAGGTTCAGTTGCATCGCATCCATCGCTCGCATCGTCTACCTTGCCTGGACCTGCTCCACTAAAGCTTCACGAACTTGCACCTCCCTGACTTGACCGACACACCTTTTGCGACCTCCACTTTCTCCATCCAACCAACAAGAGTTTGGTCTTGTTATCTCCAGGCTTGTGTTGTTTGGGACTGGCCTTGCAtcgtcttcttttcttcaacggcctctcttcctctcttcaactctttcttccttcccTCCCTCCCTCCTTCGTCCGTCCTACATGTAGAGTAGGTACAGTCAAAGACTATTGTTGGTTTTCGACTGTAGGTATTCTTCATCTATTCGCCTCCATCGGCATCCAGTACAAacatcttttttttccttattttcccttttttttcttgacgTATACTTTTAGTTGTTTACGGTCTCTACAACAAGACGTCATTCGCCAGACCAAGCTCAGAGTATACATACAAACCTCTGTAGGCTCGTTTTTCTATATCAACAGGCGAATCACGAACGACATCAGCATCTTCTGCGATTGTCGGAATATTACTTGCGACGCCTTTCGGAAAAGCAATTGCGATTCGACAACCATCAGCTGCTAGTCACATTTGACCAGGATACTTGCGACAAGGAACCTTGATCTTCGACGAGACCTCCGACGCCGCAGCTACCGCTACCGCTACCGGTCCAACGCGTGCAACCCACCTTGGGATGAATCATCTGCCCCGAACTCATACCGTCTGATTTTCTTCTATTCATTGTCGCACCATCGCCGCGAATTTCTCGCTTTCCGCCTCCGCGGCCGTCTCTCACCCCCAGTGAGTTCGACACTTTATTACCAGCAATAATCCGAAACCATGGGGTTTGCGCGGTGTGAGGGGCCTGTATGGGGGATTGATGATTTCAGTGTCTGTTTCCGACAAGAGTTTGTGCTCCCTTGTCTCTCTAACCATGCAATTGACTGGCTGACCAATTCTTGTGCTACTCTAGCTATCTGCAGATCCTCTTTCCTCTGATCgccctttttctttccgTTGCGCTTATTGCCTGGACCACCATAGCTCGTGCTCTAAGCTCCTGGTCTAAATCAAAAGCTAGGTATCAACAGCTTTCAACCGATGACCGCCGACACAGCCATACCGATCTCCCTCCCGAACAGATTAATGATtccgacgatgatgacgcACTTGAGATTAACGGAGGTCGTTTGGCCCTTGTCAAGACCACAACTCGAGGCTCCATTGTTCAATCCGACACCCCATCTGGACAAGTGATTTCGCAGATCGTCGAAGAACTCGCCATTGCCGGTCTTGTTGCTGTCAATGTTATCCAACTCTCCTCTGGCAGCAAAGGTCGCCATAGCCATGCCGCGGCGATTACTGGGCTTGTTATTTGGATCTACGTTTTCGTCCTCTCAACCTTGCGTCTCATTCTAGGTGCTATGAAATGGCGAGGCCCGCATCTCTGGAACCACACAGCTTTCCTTTACAGCTTCAACTGGGTTATCTCCATTTTCCTCTTCCGCTCTGCTTTCCTCCAAGATGGTATCAGCCAAGTCGATCAGATCACGACCTTTATCGAGTTTGGCCTCATTACGCTCCTCTTCGGAATGGCAATGACCACTAGAAAGGGCAACAAGACGGTTCTGTTGGAATGGGAGGACGGCATTGAACCTTCGCGCGAGCCGTTGGCCAGTCTGTTTTCACTTGCTGTGTTTGGCTGGGTTGATGCGATCGTCTGGAAGGGCTGGAAGGCTCCTATGGAAATGGAGCATGTCTGGAATCTGCTTCCCAAGGACAAGGCCGCTGCTGTTATTGCCGATTACCGTCAAATGAAGCGAACGGGATCTCTTGCCATGCACCTTCTCAAATACTTCAAGAGGGATCTCCTAATTCAGTGCGCACTCGCCGTCCTTGCTGGTCTCTTTACCTTTGCTCCGACCCTTCTTCTCAAGGTGATTCTCGAATTTGTCGAAAACTACGGTACCGTCTCAGAGAACGATAGGCCGATTAACGTTCTCTGGCTTTACGTTATTGGCCTCCCCGTAGTCGACCTCATACGTTCATACGCTGATAACCAAGCTCTCTGGATTGGTCGCAAGATTTGTATCCGAGTCCGAGCTCTCATCATTGGCGACATTTATGCCAAAGCCCTTCGTCGCAAGGCCGCTTCTGGCAAGGACAAGGTGTTGCTCGACGAGGACAAGCCTAAATCCACAAAAGGTGACGAAGCTCAGGATGGTTTCATGGGCAAGGTCAAGCGAGCGCTGGGCATGAAGGACGATAAGAAAGCTACACCCAACGATGCTGAATCCGCCAATGACAGCATCAAGGATGACAAGAAGGACGATTCCAACGACGAGCAGGCCAATCTGGGAACCATTATTAACCTCATGTCCATTGACAGTTTCAAGATCTCCGAGGTTACAGCTTACCTCCATTTCTTGTGTGCCTCTGCACCTACTCAGCTAATTGTTGCCATTGTTTTGCTTTGGCAGGTCATGGGTCTCAGTGCGATCCCTGGTATTGTCGTCATGATTGTCCTTTTGCCTGTCAACTACGGTCTTGCTCGTGGTTTCACCATCACTTCCAAGAGAATCCTTGCAGCTACCGACAAGCGTACTAATGTTACCAACGAAGTGTTGCAAAATATTCGCATCATCAAGTACTTTGCCTGGGAGCAGCGCTTTGGCCGCATCATTGATGAGAAGCGCCAAGCTGAGCTCAAGGCGCTGCGCTCGCGATTCATGGTCTGGGCA is part of the Fusarium poae strain DAOMC 252244 chromosome 4, whole genome shotgun sequence genome and encodes:
- a CDS encoding hypothetical protein (BUSCO:28629at5125); translated protein: MLRRLGPVLRRNVTTMSARKPPAAPLVVVLGSTGTGKSDLAVELATRLNGEIINADAMQLYNGLPIITNKITAQEQRGVPHHLLGHISLDEQPWDVDDFKREATRTIREIRERGRLPILVGGSQYYVDPILFKEVILDDLELDTTKSFPILQESAEVMLHELRKVDPVMAERWHPKDRRKIQRSLEIYLRSGKRASEYYAEQQARKEAAQKDANKEPWENLLFWVYSEREVLTERLDKRVDKMQTSGLMGEVRELYDFKHKKEAEGQKVDMTKGIWQSIGYKQFEPYLSAIDEGREAAELAKLKSAGLDKMKAATRQYASYQTRWIRLKQIPRIREVGPEAMGNLYLLDSTDVSAYGKNVVEPAVQLAQQFLRGEERPRPTEISALAQEVLTQVGNPPPKATPCKRVCEICHTTLLTEEAWKQHLRSSTHRRVVRRKARTALVPVEQKKEKIEKTREDEADSGPELGSMFSK
- a CDS encoding hypothetical protein (BUSCO:11700at5125); this encodes MSNQSASGQGSIPHKSPRVLACVLCQHRKIKCDRNTPCSNCVKANVACTPSTPAPARKRRRPNQDLQERLARCENLLKQYADGSVPSPATMTQSPATNGSVHDAYPATPTNIDGQTKWKPTGKMVREEGGVRFMDSYLWANIHDELQAMREIVDTDDPEEASVMGSEDLSPDYDIDLLIPSDASNRSIEDHQPDPVHIFRLWQLFVDRVNPLTKIIHVPSVQPFALEMATDVNKIPLNYQALMFAIFTMATVSLSETECLQMLGTTRDQALRRYTIGTKLALTKFNFLKNYDMVALQALLLYLLSLQNRYDRHAAWILSGMVVRIAQKMGYHRDGDYLGLNPFETEMRRRMWWQIILQDAKNALVSGLSHSLLPSSWDTKMPQNVNDADLFPGSVEPIQPREGPTEMAFCMIGYQIAKFLVNAESLHGHPGLEAAVIDDFEGQDPSNVPSIQEYRELVDTLEANLLDVEARYIDPTAGNVHIAALSIRPMICSKMREILVPMREQPEWQTGEIRDKKDNLFKIVLMNNEHSTDAYGIMDETGFLWFLKFHFQIDIFTVMTKQLCQRPRGSLAARAWNMVEKIYHYHPELWDMTHKSNYIQAQTVLKAWDNREQAKREDGQILETPSFIYRIRDVISSESRTSEPSPQQPITHAPANTTQMTDLDPFLGNYLDVSTLNWDMWGPMTQPPPQQQTQLPMQLYGNFPMGNMG
- the SEC61 gene encoding translocon subunit (TransMembrane:10 (i33-55o75-99i120-139o145-167i174-195o244-265i285-311o361-380i416-434o440-458i)~BUSCO:19631at5125), with the protein product MSSLRFLDLVKPFVPFLPEVQQPETKIPFNQKLMWTALTLLIFLVMSQMPLYGIVSSDNSDPLYWLRMVIASNRGTLMELGITPIISSGMVFQLLAGTHMIDVNLDLKSDRELYQTAQKLLAFILSAGTATVYVFSGLYGPPSDLGAGIVFLLILQLVVAGMIVILLDELLQKGYGLGSGISLFIATNICESIMWKAFSPTTINTGRGPEFEGAVIALFHLLFTWPNKQRALQEAFYRQNLPNIMNLLATIAVFAAVIYLQGFRVEIPVKSSRQRGARGSYPVRLFYTSNMPIMLQSALSSNVFLISQMLYSRFSENLLVRLFGVWEAKDGSSQLHAASGLVYYMSPPQSMKDALLDPIHMSAYIIYMLGACALFSKTWIEVSGSSPRDVAKQLKDQGLVMAGHRDQSMYKELKRIIPTAAAFGGACIGALSVTSDLLGALGSGTGTLLAVTIIYGYFEIAAKEGDMSGMKGMIMG